The genomic interval GAAGCAGCCTCACAttttcaaatatgaaaaaaactgaTTGTTGGGGAAGTAAATAGCAGACACTCACTGAACCTTTATAAAATATCCccttcatattttcatttcacataAAATGCAAAGTATCAAAGGCATGCCAACAGGGATTTAATTCCTAATTCAGTGTGAAAATTGAAGATCCAGTATCCCAGTATCTCATGAGTCCTTGTATTCAGCTGTTCTTCACTGGTGCATGCCACAGacaatattacattttttctcaACTGCCACGACACATTTCTTGAAACCATCCCTCCATGTCTCTAATCTGTAAACACAAAAGTCGATTTTCAGACTACTTTCACGAAACCTCTGACTCTTCCTGCAAAACCAAACTATTGCCTCAGAACAGTTCAAACAGTGCTCAAAAGCAAAGAATGTTGTCAGATCGGACCCAagtcaatcaaaatgaaaacactacTGAACACTCATCATGCACatcatagaaaaaaagaaaagacaatgaTCAGATCATAAAGTCTTAAGAAATAATCTTTACTGTtcacaaaaatactttttcaaaacaaaactcctgTTTAGCAATtgtagtacacacacacacatatatacattaggggtgggactttaatgcgttaattaacgaattaaaaaatttaacgcattttaatcgcactttgcacaatGGAACGTTTTTCACTGCAGGACTCCAGGCacacagattatatcgacgcacaatgtgagaagcgtgatgagctgtgtccaaattcatatCGTTTActtgcaaaaagtgctccgctgttttcggagctgtccTTTGCCACTGCTCTACCAGCCGCTTGCCTctctagctgtcagctgaccggacTATCGAGGTTCgctttagccggagagaacgTCCGACTGCCGTCACATCATTTTCACCCTCCCGCTGATTTTtgccgctgagtggaagttaaacacagatataactcattCAGACAGaggcgtggtggccatcgggaggttcgggaggtttcccgaacaGCCCGTGAtcagaatttttatttattttttttacctaattaagcacagcagctgcagcgcttgtggccacaggtgcagtccacacctgcaaataaagttctcttgtcTTAAAAATATGGTTTGTCGGtttgcctctccaaaccaactcccgggctgaattttaACCCCAGCCAGCCCCTGGttgcttatgtatattgattcattcatcaaccaaacttaaatcaatatttctcatgttaaataatgaaatgcgattaaaatacgattaattttaattaattaattacaaagcttctaattaactagattaatttttttaatcaagtcccatCCCTATATGCACacatactgtgtgtgtatatatatatatatatatatatatatatatatatatatatatatatatatatatatatatatatatatatatatatatattcagacaACAGGGTTTAGTGTTttggcaattgagaaaaactgtaaaagacTGCCTCTTGTATTTTACTGCTCCTTAAGATGCTATCGACGTTAGTGAGAGGCTGTTCTGTTATTTAACCCTGGAACAGCATTTATACTCAAAATTCAATTAGCCATCATTCACCATTCCTATTCAGTGCTGACAGCTGCAAACATTATGAGATTGTGGTCCTCCTCTAACTGCATTATCTCTATTTGAGTTGCTGTCTAACCATTGACCTCTATGAACCAGCAACTACAGCCTTGCACATTCCTACCTagacttttatattttaagctGCTTTGCTGTCTAATTGATCATGTGATTTTCTGGGTAAGCACTCATCTATTACAGCACATTTGTTAATATCCTTTATGGGGAATTTGGCTCATTGATAATTATATTCCACGTACTCATAAGGAATGGCCACATGGTGGCTCATGATATTTACTCATCACTCCCCAGTCTTatgtttaagtttatttattattatttgtaggGAGTGATGCACATGAAGCATATGCTCCCACCTTAATCTTTATTTTGCTGCTGTAATAAACCAAAACTGACTGACTGTCAATGTTGTTGTGCAGCATTAAATTGGACTTTTTTTCTCAGCAGGAAGTGATTGGTTGAAGCAGGCAGAAGAACTCCGGAGGAGGAGTCAGTGATGTAGAGTTGGCATGCAGGTGGGAATAAATCCACTCTGtgacaaaaagtcacagtgatcagagctgcagcagctgcagctgcctgatgATGGAGATACAGAATGAAGTAGAGCTCTGTTTCCCACAACTCCTCAACAGTTCCTGCAGAAAGCAGACACTTCACTGGTCCAAAGCTGTGCTCCTGAACATTGTGCTGTCCTTCATCATCCTGATCACTGCTGCTCTCAACCTGCTGGTCATCATCTCAGTCTCCCACTTCAGGCAGAGTTTAACTCTCAGCTGAAACTACAGTTTAAGTTTTAGAAGCTTTAACACTGTCATTTATGTCATTTGATctaagaatgaatgaatgaagtgaaTGTGAAACATTCTTGTTGTATTTTAACCATAACTGTAAAGTTTTATGCACCAACACTGAATCAGAccttaaaaatgaaacatttttactaATGAAACTTTCACTCAAGACATTTTAACAATTTGAGAAGTggaagaacatggatggatggacattctaatatttttcatccatattattttcttttcttgtctccCTGCAGGCAGCTCCACACACCCACTAAcatcatcctcctctctctggctgtctcagACTTTCTCGTGGGTCTCCTGTTGATGCCGTTAGAAATCCTTCGAAACACGATGTGTTGGGTTCTTGGTGATCTCATGTGTTCTGTTTATTGGTATCTGACTGTCAACATTGTCTGTGCTTCAGTAGGAAACATTGTCCTTCTGTCAGTTGACCGCTATGTGGCTATTTGTGACCCTCTGCATTACCCCACCAGAATCACTGTGGTGAGAATCAAactcagtgtttgtctgtgttggttttaTTCAACTGTCTACAGCAGTCTTTATACGAAGGACATCCTGATTGAACCAGGCAGGTATAATTCCTGCtatggagagtgtgtgtttttcagcattGGTATTGCAGGCATTGTCGAtcttgttttattctttattgttccagtttctgtcatcatagttctgtatatgagagtgtttgtggtggctgtgtctcaggctcgtgccatgcgctctcatgttacagctgtcacacttcagctttcactgaatcaaacaaacagatctgagctgaaagcagccaggacTCTTGGGGTTCTTGTAGTTGTGTTTCTGGCAAGTTTCTGTCCATATTACTGCTACTCTCTGGTTAATGAAAATGTGGCCAATGATCCATCTGCATCTTTTGTGGTGATGGTCTTTTATTTGAACTCTTGTCTAAATCCTTTGATCTATAGTTTGTTTTACCCCTGGTTTAGAAATGCTGTTAAACTTATCATCACTCTGCAGATATTCAGGTATGacagcagtgagtcaaacaTACTATAGAAATATGATGAAACCTGCTCCACtattttaaatcagtaaaattaaatattcattCTGGAAATGTAAAACTGCTTTCTACTGtatcagaaacaaacaggaaaaaatacagaatttgttgtgtttaaattATGACAATTATATAAATGTGAACATCTATAACTTTTAACTTTTGCAGTTTTCTGCGTAAAGAATTATTCAGATTGGATTTCACTGTGTTGCTGAAACAGAATTATGGCTGCATGGCTgacacacctgcagacacactgttaggatttatttttatcaaccATACTGACATTTgaagttattattcctacttctgtttatttacaactaaactgctttctacactgtaatgaatgcatattgtgtgtctaaaagtagtAGGAAGGtttgaggcctgtttgagttgctcttatttgtgttcaggcaCCAGCagctctgctacccctccctaacagtctgctgtggccCAGCAGGCCCTCTCAGATCATCCTCAaagcatactcatcttctgccCTAGCCCCGTTatgaacctgttgctcattaaATTCATGCTTAGGGGTCTCAACTCATAAAATTGCCCAATTTTGGGTCCATGTAcaggacaccagtcatcctgtttgcccatttgtggtggctgtgtctcaggctcgtgccatgcgctctcatgttacagctgtcacacttcagctttcactgaatcaaacaaacagagcaAATGCCTTAAACAGGTAAAGGGAGAAAAATAAGGGTGGAAATACTTGGGGAAAACTAGAAGATAGTGGGGAGGTTAATTAAATATCTGTAAATGGTGGAATAACAGATAAAATTATGTAAAAgtattaattaattatatttGAAATAAGaggacaccagtcatcctgtttgcccattttttgatTTGTACTGGTTatagggataaatctgtccagtggaCCTAGCCGTAGGCTAACTTGCTTATGTAGCACAGCCAAAaactttggaaatgcaaatcaagaaagtatAAATCTGTCCATGCAACAGGTCCGGGGGCAAAGTGGGCCTCATTTCGTCCTCATATCTGGTCcttctccctcatatctggtcaaGCATATGTGTGAGGggttgtaaatccttctccaagAGTGCCTTAGGATGGCCTCAAGGAGGATGTGGCTGACaattactgtgatgaatttttcttactgtcttgttgatgtattgaaaatgctccgggatgtttgtgccctttcagataatgacagtaGAATTAATGGCAGTTTCTAATGAAAGTTtgcaaagtgcagactcagcacaaatcgtagacaaagaaagggaaagagtataaataccatggttagaagaggagaagagagaagagacaatgtagcgactgtctttgtccgtgttgtccgtttttccagcaactactaaggcacaacctcccgggagggcttcttgcttttactttttgctttttgtcctttgttttttgtgtttgtatatttctaagtactagtaacttttttgcaacagagcttgctcatcgccatggatcatttggacagtttgattttatttagactCATACTTAATCCCTGCACAGGCTCTCCTCGGTCggagggagtgatgaggaagccggggcatgatcaacaggttctttcttcttttctgtttctctgtgtgtgtaactcagtcttcatatgccactgtctgtctttttaactatttgtgtgctactaagatgtctaataaacagcctgcatcagaacctgctcaaccctgtgatttgtgggtaactatggttttaattgggttttaatttgcagtcaaaaaggaacatggagacccctaaaatgtatcctacatTAATTGGCGTTGTGAACAGGGTTTGAGGTAATAAAGATGTCAGCGTCCAACGACCGTGCGGGTTTTTGCTGGCTGCTCAGAACGCACCAAAGCTGCGGCCAAAATTCAGTAAAACAGAGTTTTTCTGCAATAAATTTGGTGCAGTCTGAGAGGCAGTGAGAGCTCTGCCTGGATCGGAGGAAATCACCTcttaaagcaaagctgtcatcttaccttcaaataaaaaacagaggGTCTCCACCGAGCTGATAAAGGATAAAATATTGCATTGTTTAAATTAATGATCACTGGTTGAGCAGGTTTCTGTGTTGTGTTATGTCTTGCATGTTTTAACTGGAGATGGCGGAGGCAGAGTAAATGGCGCCTTGTGTATGTGGGTAAccggtttgtgtgtgtgtgtgagtgactgaAATCGCTGCGGTGTGTggagttgtgtgtgtttgtctgtcttgTCTTGGTTGATATTGGATAATATAGCGCTACAGTCCGTCACGGGGGTTACCGCCGGATTCGTCTTGCCCGACCTCTTTTTCGGGCACTACGGAACGGGGCTGCACACCGGGGATTAGGACGCTGCCCAAGGCGCGAATCTGAGGACGCTTTTGGGGGTTTCAAGGCTTAGGATTTGAGACTTTTAATTAACAAAACCCGAGGATTCGGATTGGAGGTTTTAGTGAATAAAAAGCTAGCAAGCCACAAGACTGTTGCTGCCGTCGTCCTTCCGCATCCGGAGAGGACCGGGTCCGGAAGGAGGTCCAGCGCAGGGCATTGGGGGCTAACAGACTGGCGGTTGAGATACGCTCTTGGATTTTTCAGAATTGAAATTCTGAGATTTTTTTGACAAGACATCGATACGGGTCTGAAGGATTGACGTCGGATATTGGTTGGAAAATGATATGCTTGAGCAAGCCGTGATTATCTTGGGCATGAGTTGTGCACGAATGGATCCACTTTTGGCTGTAAGTTTTGCCTTGAAAATATAATACATCGGATGATAGAAACTGTTGTAAAGTTGCTTACATATATTTGTAAATACAATTAGTCACGTTGTGTGTGGTGCGAATGAGAGAGCGCAGCTGCAGGAATGCTTggaatgtctttgtgtgtgtgtgtatgacatcagtgtgtgtgtgtgtgtaagtgagcAAGTGGGAGtttgggggagagagagagagagagagagagctgtcgCTGAGCAGCTCTCTCTGCTCTAAAAATGGGAAAAGTGTGTAAAATTGAAAAGTAAATGTGAACAGAAGTTTATGAATTTGGGATTAATATTAaacttatataaaaataaaaggtttaaAGTTGAACCATCTGGAGGAGCTCAAATCAGAAATAAtcctgtgaacaaaacaaagctcctgCTGAAGCCAGTGAGTCTGTCACAACAACAattggagaaggaggaggatggccttcctgcaaaggaggcaggagtgagagagagacgaCTGAAAGATGATGCAGCAGATGGGCAACCTGCAAAACGACTTCCAGACACACGAGGACCCTTCACTCCTGaatgggaggagggggagtgCAGTGTGCCAGTGTGCCCACCCATGTGCTGTGGATGTTTATGGACATGGTGAGACTGGCTGACAGACTGTTTTCAACATCACACAAAGAGTAAGTAAGTCATCATTTCCTtgggagaaaatgctgcagggGCTGCTCTGTACTTGGTAACATTCAAGCTCTGTTAACCAAGAGGCTGCCACGCTGAGCAGAGTATGCCAGACTAACCTGCCTGATCATGTGAATCTGGAGGTGCATCAAACTGTATTATGGAAGTTTTTCAGGAAACAACATCCTGATGGTGGAGATCTTCTAAGATAGGAGAAAtcctgacagaggaggagagtccAACAAAATGGCTGCGTGCTTTCCAGCagaggagagactgagagagctgaccaatcagaggaagGAGAAGGCTCAGCACCTCTgataactgcacactgaggcTCAGACCCCAGTGCTGACTGCTAACACTTGTCAGAGTCTTGGAGCTCAATCTTAGACACACCCAGCTTGCTCCTCCAGCTGTCAGCACCACACAGGTAATGGGGAGATTTCCTGCCCCAAATGATCCTAATGCACTAACTGAATCTGCTGTGCCTGTTGTACACGTGCATGTTAATCAAGGTGACAGTCCAGACTTGTGCACCTGTGGGAGAGAAGGGAGGCAGATAAGAGGCAGAGTGACCTGGcatggaggaaggagaggaggaccATCACAGCCAGTACATCCACTTGGACTCGCTCAGCCTACTCAACAAACACTCCAATAAATCTCATGGGAGGAGACATCCTGTGTTTTGTAGAGGCAAAAATCACGCGCACCACTGTATGCAGATTTTCAAAGGAGGAAGTATGAAggtgcaaacaaacacagagactgtgtctcaGATTCAACCTCAAGTGTTTTGGTGGCAGCCAATGACTGAACACTCCAAGCTGAACGAACGATGGGAAATGGGAGTTTTGGATATGAAGAAGGTTGAGCTGAGGAACACTGAGCTTTGATGAATTGATTAATAAAagaagattttttctttttttttaaggctgtaacagacacaggaagcagTGAAGACTGTGAGTTTTAATTTAGAGGTAACATATCACCTGGCCAAGAGTGAGTCAAAGAAGGATGTAACAGAGAGAatctgcccatttttcaaaataaaatgtcgttcagactcagataataaagaaaacagaaataatataagttatttattcattcagtgtcacccggtaccaaatgacctATGGACCGGTACCTGGAGACCTTTGATTTAAATTACAGGAGAAATGGTTTTCTTAATTAGAGGAGAAGCGAAATTGTAAAAAGTGACTTAAAGTGTtaattgtattatatttttcacATCAATTCGTGGGCCAGAAGCAGCCTCACAttttcaaatatgaaaaaaactgaTTGTTGGGGAAGTAAATAGCAGACACTCACTGAATTTTTATAAAATATCCccttcatattttcatttcgCATAAAATGCAAAGTATCAAAGGCATGCCAACAGGGATTTAATTCCTAATTCAGTGTGAAAATTGAAGATCCAGTATCCCAGTATCTCATGAGTCCTTGTATTCAGCTGTTCTTCATTGGTGCATGCCACAGacaatattacattttttctcaACTGCCACGACACATTTCTTGAAACCATCCCTCCATGTCTCTAATCTGTAAACACAAAAGTCGATTTTCAGACTACTTTCACGAAACCTCTGACTCTTCCTGCAAAACCAAACTATTGCCTCAGAACAGTTCAAACAGTGCTCAAAAGCAAAGAATGTTGTCAGATCGGACCCAagtcaatcaaaatgaaaacactacTGAACAGTCATTATGCACatcatagaaaaaaagaaaagacaatgaTCAGATCATAAAGTCTTAAGAAATAATCTTTACTGTtcacaaaaatactttttcaaaacaaaactcctgTTTAGCAATtgtagtacacacacacacacatatatacattaggggtgggactttaacgcgttaattaacgaattaaaaaatttaacgcattttaatcgcacttggAACGTTTTTCACTGCAGGACTCCAGGCACACAGATTATATCGGCACACAATGTGAGAAGcgtgatgagctgtgtccaaattcatattgtttatttgcaaaaagtgctccgctgttttcggagctgtccTTTGCCACTGCTCTACCAGCCGCtcgcctcgctagctgtcagctgaccggacTATCAATGTTCgctttagccggagagaacATCCGACTGCCGGCACATCATTTTCACCCTCCCGCTGATTTTcaccgctgagtggaagttaaacacagatataactcattCAGACAGAGGCGTGGTGGCCATCAGGaggttcgggaggtttcccgaacaACCcgtgatcagaatttttttttttttttacccaattaagcacagcagctgcagcgcttgtggccacaggtgcagtccacacctgcaaataaagttctcttgtcttaaaattatggtttgtcggtttgcctctccaaaccaagctcccgggctgaattttaACCCCAGCCAGCCCCTGGTTGCTTAtgtattgtagcgattctcttagttagagagcgtgttgatgttgtgggatttcggactgttcgggaggttcatgaaggcagcatggagagagagaaaagaccgagagcttgcctgtgtgtgtgtgttgctgttccgttgttgtagttgtggttggcgtggctgtggcctacagcagccgtttttctgctaataaagacgagctttgttgtgaacatcgccgactgtggaggtgtgtttacaacgttacattggtgtcagaagtcaaactgctaaccgtcggctagccctgctttggctacctcagttgacagcctgcgctaactatggcagcgcagcgagatgtggccggggcccgcccgaagatcaagagagaggctatggacagtgactttgggggcacgctgggtcctgagggagcggacagtgccggagagcgtttggcccgcctcagacggactgccagaggcctggcgGCCACCGCTGGCTTTAGCCCatcgactgcaggaatatacgcgggcgcggagacgcccgccccgaacagcgcggggcccgtgcttggcgatagtggcgcccggccctgccaggcaaatgtgaaaacccccaagtactccggtaaggctgactgggaggccttccatgctcaatttgaactgttagcgcatgct from Archocentrus centrarchus isolate MPI-CPG fArcCen1 chromosome 21, fArcCen1, whole genome shotgun sequence carries:
- the LOC115800071 gene encoding trace amine-associated receptor 13c-like, giving the protein MEIQNEVELCFPQLLNSSCRKQTLHWSKAVLLNIVLSFIILITAALNLLVIISVSHFRQLHTPTNIILLSLAVSDFLVGLLLMPLEILRNTMCWVLGDLMCSVYWYLTVNIVCASVGNIVLLSVDRYVAICDPLHYPTRITVVRIKLSVCLCWFYSTVYSSLYTKDILIEPGRYNSCYGECVFFSIGIAGIVDLVLFFIVPVSVIIVLYMRVFVVAVSQARAMRSHVTAVTLQLSLNQTNRSELKAARTLGVLVVVFLASFCPYYCYSLVNENVANDPSASFVVMVFYLNSCLNPLIYSLFYPWFRNAVKLIITLQIFRYDSSESNIL